A genomic stretch from Cryomorphaceae bacterium 1068 includes:
- a CDS encoding acyl-CoA dehydrogenase family protein, translating to MRTDQYQGHDYYEMDEMLTDEHKLIRETARAWVKKEVSPIIEEYYERSEFPKQLIPGLAEIGAFGPYIPEEYGGAGMDQISYGLIMQELERCDSGLRSTASVQSSLVMFPIWKYGTEEQRQKFLPKLASGEFIGSFGLTEPDHGSNPGGMLTNFKDAGDHYVLNGAKLWISNSPFCNVAVVWAKNEEGRIHGLIVERGMEGFTTPETHGKWSLRASATGELVFDNVKVPKENLLPGRSGLGAPLSCLDSARYGIAWGAIGAALDCYDSALRYSKERVQFGRPIAGFQLQQKKLAEMITEITKAQLLTFRLGQLKNEGRATSAQISMAKRNNVDMALKVARDARQMHGGMGITNEYPIMRHMMNLESVVTYEGTHDIHLLITGLDITGENAFT from the coding sequence ATGCGCACCGATCAATATCAAGGACACGATTATTACGAGATGGATGAGATGCTCACCGACGAGCACAAGCTCATCAGAGAAACGGCAAGAGCCTGGGTGAAGAAGGAAGTGTCTCCGATCATAGAGGAGTATTACGAGCGATCAGAGTTTCCAAAACAGCTGATTCCCGGATTGGCTGAAATCGGAGCTTTTGGACCATATATCCCCGAGGAATATGGCGGAGCAGGAATGGATCAAATCTCTTATGGTTTGATCATGCAGGAATTGGAGCGTTGCGATAGCGGGCTTCGCTCTACTGCATCTGTGCAGAGCTCATTGGTGATGTTTCCCATCTGGAAATATGGCACAGAAGAACAACGACAGAAATTTCTTCCCAAATTGGCTTCGGGAGAATTTATTGGGAGCTTCGGCCTTACCGAACCCGATCACGGATCAAACCCGGGAGGAATGCTCACCAATTTCAAAGACGCCGGAGACCATTACGTCTTGAACGGAGCGAAACTTTGGATCTCCAATTCACCGTTTTGCAATGTCGCAGTGGTTTGGGCCAAAAACGAGGAAGGGCGTATCCACGGACTCATCGTAGAAAGAGGAATGGAAGGTTTTACCACTCCTGAAACTCATGGAAAGTGGAGCCTTCGCGCCAGTGCTACGGGCGAGTTGGTATTCGATAATGTAAAAGTTCCCAAAGAGAATCTTCTTCCGGGAAGATCGGGTTTAGGAGCGCCACTCAGCTGCCTGGATAGCGCCCGTTACGGAATTGCTTGGGGTGCCATCGGAGCTGCTCTCGACTGCTATGACTCAGCATTGCGTTACAGTAAAGAACGTGTGCAGTTTGGAAGACCCATTGCCGGGTTCCAGCTTCAACAAAAGAAATTGGCTGAGATGATCACAGAGATCACCAAGGCGCAATTGCTCACTTTCCGTTTGGGTCAGCTCAAAAATGAAGGCAGAGCTACCAGTGCTCAAATCTCAATGGCCAAGCGAAACAATGTGGACATGGCATTGAAAGTAGCTCGTGACGCACGACAAATGCATGGCGGAATGGGAATCACAAATGAATACCCGATTATGCGACACATGATGAACTTGGAGTCGGTAGTGACTTACGAAGGAACACATGATATCCACTTGTTGATTACCGGATTGGATATTACGGGT
- a CDS encoding DUF4271 domain-containing protein, which yields MEPILRENPILFEPWMTVVFLIALAALGYIRMVYSKRFGLLLKTAARLQILRQVMREELLFSHQASLVLFAHFVAMASLIIYAALHYYGVIREESLGISLYLMVLFSFLLLYLLKFLFMSVLKWVYQDKGLLREYRFEVFSVSKILGLIYLPLALISVSVNVGKLEWVFPLAALLFIVSFVFRTVQGLAMSFSYKVSRIYIILYLCTLEILPFVLFLSLFKKSLA from the coding sequence ATGGAGCCAATATTACGAGAGAATCCGATCCTTTTTGAGCCCTGGATGACAGTGGTGTTCCTCATAGCTTTAGCAGCTTTAGGATACATTCGTATGGTGTACTCCAAGCGGTTCGGCCTTTTGCTCAAAACGGCAGCGCGCTTGCAGATTCTTCGGCAGGTCATGCGCGAGGAGCTACTGTTTTCTCATCAGGCTTCCTTGGTGCTCTTCGCTCATTTTGTGGCTATGGCTTCGCTGATCATCTACGCAGCTTTGCACTATTACGGAGTGATTAGAGAAGAAAGTCTAGGCATTTCGCTCTACCTCATGGTGCTGTTTAGCTTTCTTCTTTTATATCTTCTGAAATTCCTTTTCATGAGTGTCCTGAAGTGGGTTTATCAAGACAAGGGATTACTCAGGGAATATCGTTTTGAAGTGTTTTCGGTAAGTAAAATTTTGGGTTTGATTTATCTCCCATTGGCACTTATTTCCGTTTCTGTAAATGTTGGAAAGCTGGAATGGGTTTTTCCATTAGCTGCCCTTCTGTTCATTGTATCTTTTGTATTCAGAACTGTCCAAGGCTTAGCGATGAGCTTTTCTTACAAGGTTTCTCGAATCTATATAATTTTGTACCTTTGCACCCTCGAAATTTTGCCCTTCGTGCTGTTTTTGAGCCTCTTTAAAAAGAGTCTCGCTTAG
- a CDS encoding uroporphyrinogen-III synthase, whose amino-acid sequence MADKVKSILISQPKPASDKSPYFELADKYKIQIDFRPFIHVEGVPAKEFRQQRINILEHTAIILTSRNAVDHFFRMCEETRVNVPESLKYFCLSESTAYYLQKYVVYRKRKIFHGKQKFEDLMEVIKKHKNEKFLLPCSDIHKRSITDQLDSFNIKYSKSIFYRTVCSDLSDLADVNYDMLVFFSPSGIESLLKNFPDFKQNATRIAAFGTTTADAVKDAGLTLDVHAPAPGFPSMSMAIEHYIKKAK is encoded by the coding sequence ATGGCAGATAAAGTTAAATCAATTCTGATTTCTCAGCCCAAGCCGGCTTCTGATAAATCACCTTATTTCGAATTGGCAGATAAGTACAAGATTCAAATTGACTTTCGCCCCTTTATCCATGTTGAAGGAGTTCCTGCAAAGGAGTTTCGTCAGCAGAGGATAAATATATTGGAGCACACAGCAATAATCTTGACCAGCCGGAACGCCGTTGACCATTTCTTCAGAATGTGCGAAGAAACAAGAGTGAATGTGCCTGAGTCATTGAAATATTTTTGCTTGTCAGAATCTACGGCATACTACCTGCAGAAATATGTGGTATACCGCAAGAGAAAGATTTTTCACGGGAAGCAAAAATTTGAAGACTTGATGGAAGTGATCAAGAAACACAAGAACGAAAAGTTCTTGCTTCCTTGCTCTGATATCCATAAGCGCAGTATCACCGACCAATTGGATAGTTTCAATATCAAATACAGCAAATCCATTTTTTATAGAACGGTTTGCAGTGATTTATCAGACTTGGCTGATGTTAACTACGATATGCTGGTGTTTTTTAGTCCTTCAGGAATTGAGTCTTTGCTCAAAAATTTCCCTGATTTTAAGCAGAATGCCACTCGCATAGCTGCTTTCGGAACCACCACGGCCGATGCTGTAAAAGATGCCGGCTTGACTTTGGATGTGCACGCGCCTGCTCCGGGGTTTCCATCCATGTCAATGGCCATCGAACACTATATCAAGAAAGCGAAATAG
- the rnpA gene encoding ribonuclease P protein component yields the protein MSFKFPKAEKICSKYEIDALFGEGRNFRSGSLSFKLLLQETQEWPHLKFLVVVPKRRVKKAVDRNRLKRQIREVIRLNKKAIENEVVNSNKRLLIAVIYNGQPRSKYSQLESNFVRMINETPKVINKI from the coding sequence ATGAGTTTTAAATTTCCAAAAGCCGAAAAAATTTGTTCGAAGTACGAGATCGATGCGCTTTTTGGTGAGGGCAGAAATTTCCGTTCCGGCTCTTTGAGTTTTAAGCTCTTGCTTCAGGAAACGCAAGAATGGCCGCATTTAAAATTTCTCGTGGTTGTGCCAAAAAGGCGGGTTAAAAAAGCGGTGGATCGCAATCGGCTTAAGAGACAGATACGTGAAGTCATTCGACTCAATAAAAAAGCAATCGAAAATGAAGTCGTAAATTCCAATAAAAGGCTTTTGATTGCCGTTATTTACAACGGGCAACCAAGATCGAAGTATTCACAGCTTGAGTCAAACTTTGTCAGAATGATCAATGAGACTCCAAAAGTGATTAACAAGATTTAA
- a CDS encoding S41 family peptidase, which produces MKVKGKKIFVGAAILVVGFLGIRAVAPGDNFFEVSKNLEIFATLYKELNLYYVDETQPGDLMKTGIDAMLESLDPYTNYITESNIEDYRFMTTGQYGGIGSLIRSIDGDVYISEPYEDSPAQKSGLRAGDKIIMIDGTDIKDKDQEEISSLLKGQSGTGLKVTYERFGMMNEVEITREEIKIPDVPYYGMLDDEVGYISLSSFTQTASKEVREAFLELRDKQGMTKLIFDLRGNGGGLLREAINIVNFFVPKGQEVVRTKGKISEWDRTHVALNEPLDLEMPLVILVDQGSASASEIVSGSIQDLDRGVVVGNTTFGKGLVQQTKDLQYNSMLKLTVAKYYIPSGRCIQKLDYSHKTEDGKVEEVPDSLLKKFETNSGRVVMDGRGIEPDVKVENGEIPHVVISLLTENLFFKYANDYAKDRESIADAADFKLTDDGYNEFVKYLEGKNYSYTTDTEKEFEKLVTVAKDEKYYGITEEAFKQMEEAISSKKDNDLEIFRGDIEPILENEIVSRYYYQKGRIQNSLAEDPAIDSAMTIFTDSEKYSQILTPQ; this is translated from the coding sequence ATGAAGGTTAAGGGAAAGAAAATATTTGTAGGTGCAGCCATTTTGGTTGTAGGTTTTTTAGGAATACGAGCCGTAGCTCCGGGCGATAATTTCTTCGAAGTTTCAAAGAACTTGGAAATTTTTGCGACGCTATACAAAGAGTTGAACCTCTACTACGTAGATGAAACTCAACCTGGCGATCTGATGAAAACGGGTATTGATGCTATGCTTGAATCACTCGATCCATATACCAACTACATTACGGAGAGCAATATTGAAGATTACCGCTTTATGACCACGGGTCAGTACGGCGGAATCGGGAGCTTAATTCGATCTATTGATGGAGACGTTTACATCTCCGAGCCCTATGAAGACTCTCCTGCGCAAAAGTCGGGATTGCGTGCTGGCGACAAAATTATAATGATCGATGGCACCGACATCAAAGACAAAGATCAAGAAGAAATTAGCTCTTTACTGAAAGGTCAATCGGGAACCGGGTTGAAGGTGACCTACGAAAGGTTTGGCATGATGAACGAAGTTGAAATCACTCGTGAAGAGATTAAGATTCCTGATGTGCCTTATTACGGCATGCTTGATGACGAAGTGGGCTATATCAGCCTGAGTAGTTTTACTCAAACAGCGAGTAAAGAGGTGCGCGAGGCCTTTTTAGAGCTGAGAGATAAACAAGGGATGACGAAATTGATTTTCGATCTGAGAGGAAACGGTGGAGGATTGCTCCGTGAAGCTATCAACATTGTAAACTTTTTTGTTCCGAAAGGACAAGAAGTAGTTCGTACAAAAGGAAAGATTTCTGAATGGGACCGAACCCATGTTGCATTAAATGAGCCTCTAGACTTGGAAATGCCTTTGGTCATCTTGGTTGATCAAGGAAGCGCCTCGGCTTCTGAAATTGTTTCAGGGAGCATCCAAGACTTGGATCGCGGAGTGGTTGTAGGAAACACCACCTTCGGTAAAGGACTTGTTCAGCAAACGAAGGACTTGCAATACAACAGTATGTTGAAACTAACTGTGGCAAAGTATTACATCCCAAGTGGTCGCTGTATCCAAAAGCTGGACTACTCGCACAAGACAGAAGATGGAAAAGTGGAAGAAGTACCCGATTCCCTTTTGAAGAAATTTGAAACCAATAGTGGCCGGGTTGTAATGGATGGACGAGGAATTGAACCTGACGTAAAAGTCGAGAATGGAGAAATTCCCCACGTGGTAATCAGCCTGCTTACAGAGAATCTCTTCTTCAAATATGCTAATGATTATGCAAAGGATCGAGAATCTATTGCCGATGCAGCTGACTTCAAACTGACTGATGACGGCTACAATGAGTTCGTAAAATATTTAGAAGGAAAAAACTATTCCTACACGACCGACACCGAAAAGGAATTTGAGAAACTGGTTACCGTGGCGAAGGATGAAAAGTATTACGGAATAACCGAGGAGGCCTTTAAGCAAATGGAAGAGGCCATAAGCTCGAAGAAAGACAATGATCTGGAAATCTTCAGAGGTGATATTGAGCCAATTCTTGAGAACGAGATTGTATCTCGATATTATTACCAAAAGGGCAGAATTCAAAATAGCCTGGCGGAAGATCCCGCGATCGATTCTGCTATGACAATCTTTACCGATTCTGAAAAGTACAGCCAAATCTTAACGCCTCAATAA
- a CDS encoding S8 family serine peptidase: MRFKALLFTAVFTALLSFYMDGQMARVEGEILVQLKKGVTPEQLAAEYGNLHSDKLLSGPMNIYRFLFDESSNAQALLDDLRSNPKVSLAQFNHFVKERCDEVNDPLYTAQWHLENTGEDGGTEDADIDIDLAWGLTTGGTTAMGDTIVVCVIEGGNLNHPDLQANAWRNNEEIPDNGIDDDANGYVDDFFGWNVADENDQGVFQGGHGTNVMGMIGATGGNEIGVIGANWDVKIMSVTGENLGNEASVIEAYNYPLVMRQRYDQSEGESGAFVVATNASWGIDFGDPDEVPLWSAFYDTLGTYGILNCGATSNQNINIDVTGDIPTAAPSDYMISVTATNNNDQRTFSAYGATTVDFGAPGEDVVTTAGNNGYTSTSGTSFASPLTAGVIALLYSAPCESFAEFVRNDPQAGADLVRQALFDGIDIVPNLVGETVTGGRINAFNSMLEIMNGCLDENVCIPPLAFESQLEDDTVYTISWVDVSGNGATVRFKPQDSEDWIVVEGIEGTSLVLDTLSICTTYDFEIGSSCEEGGEVVYTSCLTISTLGCCVVPETFIAETSVETEADVSWSTDFGVASYNLYYRALGTDDWILFGNYEEVNDATIDGLESCTDYEFLVTPSCAEDQDAGIVSNARTKGCGACLDNTYCANFGEDSSEEFIDEIVIGDYTFETGNNGGYQLFEDFDIILGQGETYETVLTPGFDGQTFDEFFKVWIDLDQNGTFSNDEELLSSDQGSSAPVEGDLTIPEDALLGATRMRIAMKYVGGFGIPDDVSTCETFNWGETEDYCITIADVTSVNENNGVVAFGLYPNPSGNNFNLDFNLTKAVSGENVLFRIFDISGKEVKALRVYQGLQQINVSELENGMYIYRLQTIDGKDLRSGKWVKTL, encoded by the coding sequence ATGAGATTTAAAGCTTTACTCTTTACGGCTGTATTTACTGCCTTATTATCCTTTTACATGGACGGGCAAATGGCCAGAGTAGAAGGAGAGATCCTCGTCCAACTGAAAAAAGGTGTGACTCCTGAACAGCTTGCTGCAGAATATGGCAACCTGCATTCAGACAAACTTCTATCGGGTCCCATGAATATTTATCGCTTTCTATTTGATGAAAGCTCAAATGCACAAGCACTTCTGGATGACTTACGGTCGAATCCAAAAGTGAGTTTGGCTCAATTCAATCACTTTGTAAAAGAGCGTTGTGATGAAGTAAACGACCCTCTGTATACTGCCCAATGGCATCTGGAAAACACAGGAGAAGATGGAGGTACGGAAGATGCCGATATAGACATTGATCTGGCTTGGGGCCTAACTACAGGTGGTACTACTGCGATGGGAGATACCATTGTAGTTTGCGTAATAGAAGGCGGGAATCTCAATCATCCCGACTTACAGGCTAATGCTTGGAGAAACAACGAAGAAATACCTGACAATGGCATTGATGATGACGCAAACGGATACGTAGATGATTTCTTCGGTTGGAATGTTGCCGATGAAAATGATCAAGGTGTGTTTCAAGGTGGACACGGAACCAACGTAATGGGAATGATCGGCGCAACGGGAGGAAACGAAATCGGAGTGATCGGTGCAAACTGGGATGTGAAAATCATGTCCGTAACAGGTGAAAACCTAGGGAACGAAGCTTCTGTAATTGAGGCCTATAACTACCCTCTTGTAATGCGGCAGCGTTACGATCAGAGCGAGGGAGAATCCGGAGCATTCGTAGTAGCCACCAACGCATCTTGGGGTATCGATTTCGGAGATCCTGATGAAGTTCCACTCTGGAGTGCTTTCTACGACACGCTGGGAACGTATGGAATTCTAAATTGCGGAGCTACTTCAAACCAAAACATCAATATTGATGTAACGGGAGACATCCCGACGGCGGCTCCAAGCGATTACATGATCAGTGTAACTGCAACCAATAACAATGATCAAAGAACTTTTTCAGCTTACGGAGCTACCACAGTAGACTTCGGAGCACCCGGAGAAGATGTGGTAACCACCGCAGGAAATAACGGATACACTTCTACATCGGGAACCTCATTTGCCTCTCCGCTAACAGCTGGAGTCATTGCCCTTTTGTATTCAGCTCCATGCGAAAGCTTTGCTGAATTCGTGAGAAATGACCCTCAAGCCGGGGCTGATTTGGTCCGTCAAGCATTATTTGACGGGATAGATATCGTTCCAAACTTGGTTGGGGAAACAGTAACGGGTGGAAGAATCAACGCCTTCAACAGCATGCTAGAAATCATGAACGGATGTCTAGACGAAAATGTCTGCATTCCACCTTTAGCTTTCGAATCTCAATTGGAAGATGACACGGTATATACTATTTCTTGGGTTGACGTATCAGGAAATGGAGCCACCGTTAGGTTCAAACCACAAGACAGCGAAGACTGGATCGTAGTGGAAGGAATCGAAGGTACTTCATTGGTTCTTGACACCCTGAGCATCTGCACGACTTACGACTTTGAAATCGGCTCATCTTGCGAAGAAGGCGGTGAAGTAGTGTATACTTCTTGCTTGACCATTTCAACCTTGGGTTGCTGTGTTGTTCCTGAAACTTTCATAGCAGAAACATCTGTAGAAACAGAAGCTGACGTTTCGTGGTCTACTGATTTCGGAGTAGCGTCATACAATCTTTATTACCGTGCGCTAGGAACAGATGACTGGATCCTTTTTGGAAACTACGAGGAGGTTAATGATGCCACAATCGACGGGCTCGAGTCATGCACGGATTATGAATTTCTCGTTACGCCCTCTTGTGCAGAAGATCAAGATGCCGGTATAGTGAGTAATGCACGTACCAAAGGTTGTGGTGCTTGTCTTGACAATACCTACTGCGCCAATTTTGGAGAGGATAGCTCAGAGGAGTTCATTGATGAGATAGTCATTGGTGACTACACCTTCGAAACAGGAAATAACGGTGGATACCAATTGTTTGAAGACTTTGACATCATCTTAGGCCAAGGAGAAACCTACGAAACTGTTCTAACTCCCGGGTTTGACGGACAAACATTTGATGAGTTCTTCAAAGTTTGGATAGATTTGGATCAAAACGGAACATTCTCCAATGATGAGGAATTGCTAAGCTCTGATCAAGGGTCTTCTGCACCTGTTGAAGGTGACCTTACCATTCCAGAAGATGCGCTGCTCGGGGCCACCAGAATGAGAATTGCTATGAAGTATGTGGGAGGTTTCGGGATTCCAGATGACGTTTCTACTTGCGAGACTTTTAATTGGGGAGAGACTGAAGATTACTGCATCACCATCGCTGATGTGACCTCAGTAAACGAGAATAATGGCGTAGTGGCCTTTGGGTTGTATCCAAATCCTTCAGGAAATAACTTCAACCTCGATTTCAATTTGACCAAAGCCGTGAGTGGCGAAAATGTGTTGTTCCGAATTTTCGATATCTCAGGCAAGGAGGTAAAAGCCTTGAGAGTTTACCAAGGGTTACAACAGATCAATGTTTCAGAGCTGGAAAACGGAATGTACATCTACAGACTGCAAACGATTGATGGAAAAGACCTCCGCTCAGGGAAATGGGTTAAGACACTCTAG
- a CDS encoding bifunctional UDP-N-acetylmuramoyl-tripeptide:D-alanyl-D-alanine ligase/alanine racemase, producing the protein MSRTSYQISEIAQIIGAEASIYIDEPIQDLLTDSRTYVGGDGFLFFALISGKNDGHKYIEELYIRGVRSFVVSDTIDGNKFPNANILRVEDPLKALQVLAATHRQRFSYPVVGITGSNGKTIVKEWLFQLLQPDFSIVRSPRSYNSQVGVPLSIWLMTKENDLAILECGISKNGEMSHLAKMVKPSIGIFTNIGPAHQENFQDFREKTSEKLKLFSSTEILISCRNHTLLQEVIAAEYSGKNLTWGEDSKCDLVILDTIKESNQSVIRGNYNGNEMEVTIPFSDDASIENACHCWLYLLQEGIDKAKIAHRLSNLSPIAMRLEKRTGINRCTIINDSYNSDLASLDIALDFLAMQAQGRGKTLILSDILQTGKDPASLYTEVSDIINRKGIEHIFAIGEEIGANSSIFGDLNIRLFEDTEAFLNSFSEKDFEEMAILVKGARAFRFERIVHRLEQKTHETVMEIDLNKMNQNLDYIRSLLNPSVQIMAMVKAFAYGSGSSEVAAALEYAGVDYLAVAYADEGIALRESGIKTPIMVLNPVSSAYDSMIRYELEPQIYSFLTLDKFTKALSVHSEKMPYRIHLKVNTGMNRLGFDLNEIDRLSCELLSLKSEVKVYSAFSHLAGSDDEKFDQSTKRQIDRFDEACKRLEQKGITGFIRHILNSNGILRHKNAQMDMVRLGLGLYGLSSNEKFRQKLQPISRLKTVLSQIRIVPKGEGIGYSPEKVLDSEKRIGVIAMGYADGLPRAIGNGTGQVFINDKFAPLIGNICMDMAMIDLSEIECDEGDEVEIFGENNSIYTLAENLNTIPYEVLTNISTRVKRVFYKE; encoded by the coding sequence ATGAGTAGAACCTCATACCAGATCTCAGAAATCGCTCAAATCATTGGTGCTGAAGCCTCCATATACATTGATGAACCTATACAAGATTTACTGACCGATAGCCGCACTTATGTCGGCGGAGATGGCTTCTTATTCTTTGCGCTGATTAGCGGAAAAAATGACGGCCACAAATACATCGAGGAACTTTACATAAGAGGTGTAAGAAGTTTTGTCGTGTCTGACACAATCGATGGAAACAAATTTCCCAATGCGAACATTTTGCGCGTTGAAGATCCGCTCAAAGCTTTGCAAGTGCTGGCTGCTACCCATCGACAAAGATTTTCATATCCGGTGGTGGGAATAACGGGAAGCAATGGCAAAACGATTGTAAAGGAGTGGCTATTTCAGCTGCTCCAACCGGACTTTTCAATCGTGAGAAGCCCGAGAAGCTACAACTCTCAAGTAGGCGTTCCCTTATCTATTTGGCTCATGACCAAGGAAAACGATTTGGCTATTCTAGAGTGCGGTATTTCCAAAAATGGTGAAATGAGCCACTTGGCAAAAATGGTAAAACCCTCCATCGGCATCTTCACGAATATTGGCCCTGCGCACCAAGAAAACTTTCAAGACTTTCGAGAAAAAACATCGGAGAAATTAAAACTGTTTAGCAGTACCGAAATATTGATTTCTTGTCGCAACCACACCTTATTGCAAGAAGTGATTGCCGCTGAATACAGCGGAAAAAACTTGACCTGGGGTGAAGATTCCAAATGTGATCTGGTCATTCTAGATACGATAAAGGAATCGAATCAATCTGTCATTCGAGGCAATTACAACGGAAATGAAATGGAGGTAACTATTCCGTTTTCTGACGATGCCTCAATAGAAAATGCCTGTCATTGCTGGTTATATCTACTGCAAGAAGGCATTGATAAAGCTAAAATTGCCCATCGGCTTTCGAACCTGAGCCCTATAGCTATGCGCCTCGAAAAGCGCACAGGGATAAACCGATGTACCATCATCAATGATTCCTATAATTCAGATTTAGCCTCTTTGGACATTGCGCTGGACTTCCTGGCCATGCAAGCTCAAGGACGAGGCAAGACTTTGATCTTAAGCGATATTTTGCAAACGGGTAAAGATCCGGCTTCATTATATACCGAGGTGTCAGATATTATAAACAGAAAAGGTATCGAACACATTTTTGCTATAGGTGAAGAGATCGGAGCAAATTCCTCAATATTCGGCGATTTGAATATCCGCCTATTCGAAGATACCGAAGCCTTTTTGAATTCATTCAGCGAGAAAGATTTTGAGGAAATGGCCATTCTTGTAAAAGGAGCGAGGGCGTTTCGCTTTGAACGAATTGTTCATAGACTGGAGCAAAAGACCCATGAGACCGTTATGGAAATAGACTTGAACAAGATGAATCAGAATCTTGACTACATCAGGTCATTGCTCAATCCATCGGTTCAAATCATGGCAATGGTAAAGGCTTTTGCATATGGGAGCGGAAGTTCGGAAGTAGCAGCGGCATTAGAATATGCCGGGGTAGATTATCTGGCTGTAGCTTACGCCGACGAAGGAATCGCGCTCCGAGAATCAGGGATCAAAACGCCGATTATGGTTCTTAACCCCGTCTCTTCAGCATACGACTCGATGATAAGGTATGAGCTGGAACCGCAGATCTACAGCTTCCTGACCTTGGACAAATTCACCAAGGCATTGTCCGTTCATTCGGAGAAAATGCCTTACCGCATTCACCTGAAGGTAAATACGGGAATGAACAGATTGGGCTTTGACTTGAATGAAATCGATCGTTTGTCATGCGAACTTCTTTCTTTAAAATCTGAAGTCAAAGTATATTCGGCTTTTTCTCACTTGGCTGGAAGCGATGATGAAAAATTTGATCAATCGACAAAAAGACAAATCGATCGATTTGATGAAGCTTGCAAAAGACTAGAGCAAAAAGGGATCACGGGGTTCATTCGCCACATTCTGAACTCGAATGGAATATTGCGACATAAAAACGCTCAAATGGATATGGTACGGCTTGGACTGGGATTGTATGGACTTTCCTCAAACGAAAAATTCAGGCAAAAGCTGCAGCCAATCAGTCGGCTAAAAACCGTCTTATCACAGATCAGAATCGTTCCAAAAGGTGAGGGAATCGGTTACTCTCCAGAGAAGGTTTTGGATTCAGAAAAAAGGATAGGAGTAATAGCCATGGGTTACGCGGATGGATTGCCCAGAGCAATTGGCAATGGCACCGGTCAGGTCTTTATCAACGATAAATTTGCGCCCTTAATCGGAAACATATGTATGGACATGGCCATGATCGATCTATCTGAAATCGAATGCGATGAAGGTGACGAGGTGGAAATTTTCGGCGAAAATAATTCCATTTACACTTTGGCTGAAAACCTTAACACGATTCCGTATGAAGTTCTGACCAATATATCTACCCGAGTGAAAAGGGTCTTCTACAAAGAATAG
- a CDS encoding thymidine kinase, with protein MFLEDNVRSKKPGGGWIEVICGSMFSGKTEELLRRLNRAKIANQRIEIFKPRIDTRYDDEEVVSHNRNSIRSTPVDSSENILLLASDVDVIGIDEAQFFDTNLHNVCNQLADQGIRVIVAGLDMDFQGNPFGPMPNVLAVAEYVTKVHAICVKTGKLANYSHRISGGSATIELGELDRYEPLSREAYLRAKIQEETSAKNDE; from the coding sequence ATGTTTTTAGAAGACAACGTCAGATCAAAAAAACCGGGAGGAGGCTGGATTGAAGTCATTTGCGGATCCATGTTTTCAGGGAAGACAGAGGAATTGCTTCGGCGACTCAATCGCGCCAAAATAGCGAATCAAAGAATTGAAATCTTTAAGCCCCGCATTGATACGCGCTACGACGATGAAGAGGTAGTCAGCCACAACCGAAATTCCATCCGAAGCACACCGGTAGATTCTTCCGAAAACATTTTGCTACTCGCCTCTGATGTAGATGTAATCGGTATCGACGAAGCTCAATTTTTTGACACCAACCTGCACAATGTCTGTAATCAATTGGCCGATCAGGGCATTCGAGTGATCGTGGCCGGATTGGATATGGACTTTCAAGGCAACCCATTTGGGCCCATGCCCAACGTTTTGGCTGTAGCCGAATACGTCACCAAGGTGCACGCCATCTGCGTGAAAACGGGAAAGCTTGCAAACTATTCACACAGAATAAGCGGCGGATCAGCGACGATTGAGCTGGGAGAACTCGACCGATATGAACCTTTGAGTCGTGAGGCTTATTTGAGAGCAAAGATTCAAGAAGAAACTTCCGCTAAAAACGATGAGTAG